In a single window of the Thermoanaerobacterium sp. PSU-2 genome:
- a CDS encoding XRE family transcriptional regulator — MTKNKEHNIVPQRIRQARLIRGLTIQELANKLSVTRQAVSQYELGQTAPSAAVLGEMVRILNFPLSFFYKPIESDNLFNSDNAFFRSYATANKKEKEQQIQRANLLVEIYKYLSEFIEFPKVNLANLSSFDIENLNDDLIEKIAIYVRKSWKLGLGPISNVTLLVEKNGFIVTRNETNYQEIDAFSYLLPEGRPIIFLSADKKSAARTRLDIAHELGHILLHQGIEKGLINDKKIFDKIEDEAYRFATAFLLPEESFLEDVISTSLDHFIFLKERWKVSISMMIRRCKDLGVLSDSQYTYLMKQISRRKWRKKEPLDDVLEPENPVLLRRAVEKLLEEEILTRDQLVEDLKMPIEEIESLTNLEPGTLSRRGQVIPINIREFKK, encoded by the coding sequence ATGACAAAAAATAAAGAGCATAACATTGTACCTCAAAGGATAAGACAAGCAAGGCTTATTCGTGGTCTAACTATACAGGAATTAGCTAATAAATTATCTGTTACACGGCAGGCTGTTTCACAATATGAATTAGGTCAAACTGCTCCTAGTGCAGCTGTACTCGGAGAAATGGTTAGAATTTTAAATTTTCCACTTTCATTTTTTTATAAGCCAATAGAGTCGGATAATTTATTCAATAGTGATAACGCTTTTTTTAGAAGCTATGCTACTGCAAATAAAAAAGAAAAAGAACAGCAGATACAGAGAGCTAATTTACTAGTAGAAATTTATAAATATCTTTCTGAGTTTATAGAATTTCCAAAAGTTAATTTGGCTAATTTAAGTAGTTTTGATATTGAGAATCTTAATGATGACTTAATAGAAAAAATAGCGATATATGTAAGAAAATCGTGGAAACTTGGTCTTGGGCCTATAAGCAATGTAACTTTGTTAGTTGAAAAAAATGGTTTTATAGTAACAAGAAATGAAACCAATTATCAAGAAATAGATGCTTTTTCTTATTTGTTGCCAGAAGGAAGACCTATTATATTCCTTAGCGCTGACAAAAAAAGTGCTGCTAGAACCCGGCTTGATATTGCGCATGAACTTGGGCATATATTGCTCCATCAAGGTATAGAAAAAGGATTAATCAACGACAAAAAAATATTTGATAAAATAGAAGATGAAGCATACAGGTTTGCTACGGCTTTTCTACTTCCCGAAGAAAGTTTTTTAGAAGATGTGATTTCTACTTCTTTAGACCACTTTATTTTTTTGAAAGAGAGATGGAAGGTTTCTATTAGTATGATGATAAGAAGATGTAAAGATTTAGGAGTATTGTCTGATAGTCAATATACGTATCTCATGAAACAAATATCACGGAGAAAATGGAGGAAAAAGGAGCCATTAGATGATGTATTAGAACCAGAAAATCCGGTTTTATTGAGAAGAGCCGTTGAAAAGCTGTTGGAGGAAGAAATATTAACTCGTGATCAATTGGTTGAAGATTTAAAAATGCCAATTGAGGAGATAGAATCTTTAACTAATCTTGAACCAGGAACTCTTAGTAGGAGAGGACAGGTTATACCAATAAATATAAGGGAATTTAAGAAATAA